The stretch of DNA CGCCTCGGGCAGATCTACGAGAAGAAGAGTGATGTGCAAAAAGCCATGGAAACCTACCGCAACGCGCTGGAGCGCGTATTGAAGAAATCGGGGAAATAGGGATGACCTGGACTGTATCAGAAAAGATCACCACTGTGTTAATAGCGTTTGCCATCAGCCTTGTACCGGGAAGGGTCTTCGCCGGGGCCGAGTTCAGGATCCTGGCTCCGGCCGAGGAATCGTTCGTCGGCATGGAGGAAGTTCTCATCATCGGGAAGGTCGATGGTTTCAGCGAAGCCAAGATGGTGGAAATTACCGATAACGGCAAGACCCTCGGGTTTGCCCCCCTCCAGAAAAACAGCTTCGTTTTCCGGTGGAAACTGGGCGAAGGCCGCCATGAGGTCGTTCTGACTGCTCCGGATATTGATCGCAAGGCCATCAAGGTGTTCGTCGGCAAGCAGAAGGGGTACCGCTACCACATCGAGACCGGAGAGGGTACCTGCGGCGAGTGTCATGCCGGCGCGGCGAAGCACGATTACGCTGTACCTCCCATGCAGGAAGAGATCTGTTCCAAGTGCCACGACGCCAAGGGAACGAAGGAGTTTGTCCATGGACCGGTTGCGGCTGCATCCTGCTCCCCGTGCCACGATCCGCACGGTTCCCGGTTCGCCGGCTTTCTCGTGGCAACGGGAAAGGACCTGTGCCTTGTCTGCCACAGCCAGAACCTGAGCAAGAAGCATATCGAGGAAAGACAGAACGCCGACTGTGTGAAATGTCACGATCCCCACAGCTCGGATAAAAACTATCATCTGCGCTAGGAGCCTGTCGGAGAACCCCATGCAGGCTCCTGGATATAGTTTTTCGGAAGTAGCATTTAGACCGAAAAGAACAAATATATGGCACATTTGGTAATTCACCGGAGTTATTTACCGGTTTAATGCTCTTGTTTTCAAGAAAAGACCCAAAAAAGGGCTTTCCGAAAAACTTATAGCAGCGTGTCAAGAGGTTTTCCGACACGCTGCTAGCGGGTGAACCGCAGGTGGTCCACCGGGCAACCCGCCAATACCGGCGCGAGCCGTACCGGGGCTGCCCACGGCGTGGCCGCCTTGCCGCAAGGTCCGGAAGAATTTCCGGCAAGGTTGTTCCTGGAAAGACAATAACAAAATAGAGGCCTGCCACGGTTTCCCCCCCCTGGGACCGGTTCAGAACAAGGCGGATCCGGTCGCCGGAAAACCCCCAGCAAGAGGTGCGCCCATGCGAAGAAACGAGTATCGATTCATCGTCCGCCGCAGCCTGATGGCTGTGTTCCTTCTGATTCTCATGACCTTTTCGGTCACGGGCGCGGCAGCTGCCTTCAAGAATATAAAGGTCGGTGACCAGGGACTGCCGGTCCAGCTCAACGATCTCGATGGGCAGGAGCACTCCCTGGCCCGGTACAAGGATGCCGGCGCGGTTCTTATGCTTTTCTGGGCGACCTGGAGCCAGAAGTCCATCCTCGAGCTTGAAGATCTCCAGAAATTTCATGAACAGTACGGCGACAAGGGCCTTCAGGTGCTGGCCATCAACGTGGAGAACCAGGATATCGATGATGAGGACCTGCGTCAGATCCGGGCAGTCATCGAGGAACACGGGATCGGGTTCCCGGTGCTCATCGACTACGGCTTGAAGACTTACAACGAATGGGGTGTCATCGCCACACCCACGGCCGCCATCGTGGACGGTGACGGTACGGTTTCATATGATCTTTCCAGCTATCCCACAAGTGCCTGCCAGGATATGGACGAGGCGATCCAGAAAGCCCTCGGACTGTGGGTGGAGGAGGTCGTGGCCGAGGATTCCGGACCGTCCTATAAGGCCACGAAGCTGGCGCTCCTGCACCTGGGCCTCGGCAAGCGTCATGCCGAGAAAGGGTTTATGACCAAGGCGCTTCCCGAGTTCGAGAAGGCGGCGGTGGCCGATTCCGGGTGGGCCGACCCCAACATCTACCTGGGGTTTGTCCACCTCCGGGAAGGGGATAACGACAAGGCGAAGGAGAGCCTGGAACGGGCGGCAAGATTGGATCCGGGGCGGGAGGAGACCACCCTCCTCACCGGCTACCTCCTGGTATCGGGGGAAAAGGTTGACGAGGCGATCGCTTTATTGCAAGGTGGTGAGCCTCTGGTTTCGCAGGCTCCCGATCCGTCAGACCCTGCAAAACCAGAGGCTGATATTTCACCTGCCGATGTTGAACCGGTGAAATCCAGTGATGAAGGCTCGCCGGTTGCGGAAGTTGGGCCGCCCGATGAAACGGCTTCCGGAGGGAAACCCGCAAGACTGATCGACCTTTCCGAAGTCCTGGCCCTGCAGGCTGACGGGAAGGCCTCGGAGGCCGCTTCCGCCCTCGAACAGCTCCTGACTGCAAGGCTCGGGGAACTCGGTTTCACCATGGAGAAGAAAAAGAAGGTGGACGCCATGGAAAAGATGAGGCTCATGATGCAGAAGAAACAGCAGGGGCAGTAGGATGAGATATCTAAGGTACGGCATAAAGCTGCTCCTGGTCCTCGCCGGCGCGGCGGCCCTGTACGCGGGAGTCGTCCAGGGAGAATGGGGCGAGACCATGTTCAACGCCACCCTCCTCTGACTGTCCTGCATCGGGGTCGGGTGACCCTGTAGTCAGGGACGTCGGAAGATCGGTCTGTCCCCCGGGAAAGGGAGAGGGGGCGAAAAGGAGAGTGGGGGAACCGCGATCCCTGCTGCTCTTTGGCGTCCTTCCGGACATCACACTGTAGGCGTGATGAGCCGGAATCCAGAATAAAAGCCTTAACGCGATAGAGTTGCGCAGAGGCGGCTCACTGGGAGGCCGCGTGGACCGCAGGGTTACGCAGTTAAGAGCTTTCCAATCCTTGACTGCTTGGTTTAACCGCGGCCCCCTGCGGCAGCGCCTGAAAGACGGCGCTATCGGCGGCCCTATGCGTTACAGCTTTTAAACATCTCAAAACAGGAGGCCTCTAGCCCTTGCATAGGCTGCTGTTCAGACGCATCATCCAGTCATCCCTCGGGTTGGGCATCACCAACGGCTACCTCAAGGGGTTCATCCCTCCCGGGACCCTCTGGCAGGGCCAGTCCAGGGGGCTCTGTGTTCCGGCCCTCAACTGCTACGCCTGCCCGGGATCGATCTTCGCCTGT from bacterium encodes:
- a CDS encoding redoxin domain-containing protein is translated as MRRNEYRFIVRRSLMAVFLLILMTFSVTGAAAAFKNIKVGDQGLPVQLNDLDGQEHSLARYKDAGAVLMLFWATWSQKSILELEDLQKFHEQYGDKGLQVLAINVENQDIDDEDLRQIRAVIEEHGIGFPVLIDYGLKTYNEWGVIATPTAAIVDGDGTVSYDLSSYPTSACQDMDEAIQKALGLWVEEVVAEDSGPSYKATKLALLHLGLGKRHAEKGFMTKALPEFEKAAVADSGWADPNIYLGFVHLREGDNDKAKESLERAARLDPGREETTLLTGYLLVSGEKVDEAIALLQGGEPLVSQAPDPSDPAKPEADISPADVEPVKSSDEGSPVAEVGPPDETASGGKPARLIDLSEVLALQADGKASEAASALEQLLTARLGELGFTMEKKKKVDAMEKMRLMMQKKQQGQ
- a CDS encoding cytochrome c3 family protein — protein: MTWTVSEKITTVLIAFAISLVPGRVFAGAEFRILAPAEESFVGMEEVLIIGKVDGFSEAKMVEITDNGKTLGFAPLQKNSFVFRWKLGEGRHEVVLTAPDIDRKAIKVFVGKQKGYRYHIETGEGTCGECHAGAAKHDYAVPPMQEEICSKCHDAKGTKEFVHGPVAAASCSPCHDPHGSRFAGFLVATGKDLCLVCHSQNLSKKHIEERQNADCVKCHDPHSSDKNYHLR